The Streptomyces sp. NBC_01463 DNA window AGGCCTCGCCCGCGAGGCGGACCGGGGGCAGCGGCTCGGTGCGCGGGATGACGACGAGGGTGTCGTAGGCGCTGAACGAACGCGTCAGCTCGCACATCCCGAACGGATCGCTCAGCCGCAGCTGCAGCGGACCGAGCGGATAGCGCCCGCGCAGATCGGACCGCACCCGGTAGGACACCTCGCGCCGCCCGCCCGCCTCCACCCGGTCCAGGACGAACCGGGGCCGCGGGCCGAGCACGTACGGCACCCGGTCCTGGAGCATCAGCAGACCGGTGGGCAGCCGCGAGACGTTGTCCATCCGCAGATGGACCCGGGCCTCGCTGCCCGCGGGCACCCGGGACGGCGAGAGCCGCCGGGTCCCCGCGACCCGGTACCGGGTCCGGAAGAGCACCGCCACACAGACCAGGGGCAGCACCGCGAGCAGCAGGCCGACCCGCAGCAGGTCCGCCTGGCCCAGCACATACGCGCAGACCGCGGCGGCGACACCGGCCGCGAGGAAGGACCGGCCGCGGGTGGTCAGACCGCCCAGGGCGGCCCGCAGACCGCCCTTGTCGTCGCTGTCGTCCATCGCGGTCGGCCCCCCGGCGGCCATCAGAGCCGCCGTGCGCCGGGCTGCTGCCGGCCGCCGTACACCGAGCCGGGCCGGTGCTGCGGGACCGGGGCGGCCGCGCCGCCCGACGCCGTGGGCACCGGGGTCTGCTGCAGGATCTCCAGCACGACCTGCTCGGCGGTGCGGCGGTTGAGCTGCGCCTGCGCGGTGGGCAGCAGCCGGTGCGCGAGCACCGCGACCGCCAGCTCCTGCACATCGTCCGGCAGGCAGTAGTCCCGGCCGCTCAGCGCGGCGGACGCCTTGGCGGCGCGCAGCAGGTGGAGCGTGGCGCGCGGCGATGCGCCGAGCCGGAGGTCGGGGTGGCTGCGGGTGGCTCCGACGAGCTGCACCGCGTACCGCCGGACGGCGTCGGCGACGTGGACGGTGCGGACCGCCTCGATCAGCTTCACGATGTCGTGCGCGTGCGCCACCGGCTGGAGGTCGTCCAGCGGCGAGACGCCGCCGTGCACGTCGAGCATCTGCAGCTCGGCCTCCGCGCTGGGATAGCCGATCGACACCCGGGCCATGAACCGGTCGCGCTGGGCCTCGGGCAGCGGATACGTGCCCTCCATCTCCACCGGGTTCTGCGTCGCCACGACCATGAACGGGTCGGGCAGCTCGTAGGTGTGCCCGTCGATCGTGACCTGGCGCTCCTCCATCGACTCCAGCAGCGCGGACTGGGTCTTGGGCGAGGCGCGGTTGATCTCGTCGCCGATCACGATCTGGGCGAAGATCGCGCCCGGTTTGAACTCGAAGTCGCGGCGCTGCTGATCGAAGATGGACACACCGGTGATGTCCGAGGGCAGCAGGTCCGGTGTGAACTGGATGCGCCGCACCGAACAGTCGATGGACCGGGCCAGCGCCTTCGCCAGCATGGTCTTGCCGACTCCGGGGACGTCCTCGATCAGCAGGTGTCCCTCCGCGAGCAGCACGGTCAGCGAAAGGCGTACGACCTCAGGCTTGCCCTCGATCACACCTTCCACCGACCTGCGCACCCGCTCCGCTGTGGTGGTCAGATCTGTGAGGCTCGCTCGATCGTCATAGGTCGTCACCCGGCCCTCCTCGGCCCTGCCCCACGCTCACCAGGAGCACGGGATTCCCCAGTCACGGGCCGGCGCCCTTGTGCGGCCCGGCCCACCCCGAAACACGGACACCGCGTCGGACGGGTCCGACGGGGTGTCACACCCGCATTCTTGTTGCCGTTACCGCTTCGTGTCACTCGCCTGTGGACAACCGGGGCCGATATGTCGGATCGGGGAGGATTTTCACTGCCGGAATGTGCTCGTCCGGCGCCCTCGCGTCAGGAAACCGGAAGGATCTCGCGCAGCAGTCCGGTGGTCACGTCGAAGACGAAGCCGCGCACGTCGTCGGTGTGCAGCAGGAACGGCGAGGTGCGCACGCGCTGCATCGACTGACGCACGTCCTGGTCCGCGTCGCTGTACGCCTCCACCGCCCAGGCCGGCCGCTGGCCGACCTCCATCTCCAGCTCCTGGCGGAACTCCTCGGTGATGGACTCCATGCCGCAGTTGGTGTGGTGGATCAGTATCACGCTGCGCGTGCCGAGGGCCCGCTGGCTGATCGACAGCGACCGGATCACGTCGTCGGTGACCACGCCGCCCGCGTTGCGGATGGTGTGACAGTCACCGAGCGCCAGGCCGAGCGCCTTGTGGAGGTCGAGGCGGGCGTCCATACAGGCGACGACGGCGACGCGGAGCACCGGCTTGGCGTCCATGCCGGGGTCGCTGAACTCGGAGGCGTACTGGACGTTCGACTCGACGAGCCGGTCGGTGACGGTGCCGCCGGTGCGGGCCTGGTCCGTGGCAGGGGTGTGCGCAGAAGTCGACATGGATACGACGTTATCCCTCGTCGGCGGGGCGGGCGTGCTGTGGAACGGGACAAAGAACGTCAACGGCGCTTGTTGTGAGGTAACCCACAAGCCTCACACTCGGTCACCCGCTCGGGTGAACAAAGCGAGGGCCGACGCGCTGTCGGGTTGATTGATCGGGAATCGATCGAATGGCAGGGTGGACTAAAGTGACGGGAAGTTACCGACACCCTGCACATTCCGATGTTTTCCCCGTGTGCGCGGCGTACGTACGGCCCGGCCCTCTCCCGCTCGCCGGTCGGCTGACGCCCCTTCCCCGGCGCCGGCGGACCTCCCCTTCGCGAGCGGGCGGGGACCAGGCCGTACGTGCAGCCACCCGGGACCTGAGCCTGAGAGGGCGCATGAGCCAGACCCGACACGTCCCGGTGATGCTCCAGCGGTGCCTGGACCTGTTGGCCCCGGCTCTGGAAGCACCGGGCCCGCAGCCGCCCGTGGTCGTCGACTGCACCCTGGGCCTCGGCGGACACAGCGAGGCACTGCTCTCCGCGTTCCCCGAAGCCCGGCTGATCGCCCTCGACCGGGACAAGGAGGCGCTGCGCCTCTCGGGCGAACGGCTCGCCCCCTACGGCGACCGGGCGACCCTGGTGCACGCCGTCTACGACGAACTGCCCGAGGTCCTCGCCCGGCTCGGCGTCCCCAAGGTCCAGGGCGTCTTGTTCGACCTCGGCGTCTCCTCCATGCAACTGGACGAGGCCGACCGCGGATTCGCCTACGCCCAGGACGCCCCCCTCGACATGCGGATGGACCAGACGACCGGCATCGGCGCGGCCGAGGTCCTCAACACCTACCCGCCGGGCGAACTGGTCCGCATCCTGCGGGCGTACGGCGAGGAGAAGCAGGCCAAGCGGATCGTCTCCGCGGTCGTCCGCGAACGCGAGAAGGAGCCGTTCAGCAACAGTGCCCGGCTCGTCGAACTGATCCGGGACTCCCTGCCGCAGGCCGCCAAGCGCACCGGCGGCAACCCCGCCAAGCGCACCTTCCAGGCGCTGCGCATCGAGGTCAACGGCGAGCTCACCGTGCTGGAGCGGGCGATCCCGGCCGCGGTGAAGAGCCTCGCCGTCGGTGGCCGCATCGCCGTGCTGTCCTACCACTCGCTGGAGGACCGCCTGGTCAAGCAGGTGTTCGCGGCGGGTGCCGCCAACACCGCGCCGCCCGGACTGCCGGTCGTCCCCGAGCGCTACCAGCCCCGGCTGAAGCTGCTGACCCGCGGCGCGGAGCTGCCCACCGAGGAGGAGGTCGCCGAGAACCGGCGCGCCGCCCCCGCCCGGCTGCGCGGCGCCCAGCGCATCCGCGAGGAGGAGCGATGAGCCGGCGGCGACCGGACACGTCACGGACCCGGCCCGGGGACGGAGCGGCGCGGTGAGCAAACCGGACGGCCGGCTGAAGGGGCGCGCGGCACGGCTGACCCGGCTGATGCCGTCCGGGCCGAGCACCGCGGCCCGGACCCCGTTCGTCCTGCTGGTCGTCCTGCTCCTGGGCAGTGGTCTGATCACCCTGCTGCTGCTGAACTCCGCGCTCAACGAAGGATCGTTCCGGCTGAGCGAGCTGAGGAAGCGGACCACCGAACTCACCGACGACCAGCAGGCGCTCCAGCGCGACGTCGACAGCGCGTCCGAGCCCGACGCCCTGGCCCGCCGGGCACGGGAGCTGGGCATGGTCCCCGGCGGCAGCCCCGCCTTCCTCGACCCGGACGGCACGGTCCGCGGCGTGCCCTCGGCCGCCGGCGCCGCGCCGGTCACCGCGCCGCCGCCGAAGCCCGAGGCCCCCGAGCCGCCCCCGGTCGCCTCACCGACCCCGTCCGGCCCCAGCCCTTCGCCCACCGCCACCGCCACGCCCGCCGCCACCGGGCCGAGTACCCCCGCGGCGAAGCCCGGCGCGTCCGCGAGCGGAACCGCGACGCCGAAGCCGGGCACATCGGCGAAGCCGCGTACCCCGGCAGTCCAGCCCTCCACGACCCCCGGCAGGTGACGCAGTGCCTTCCCAGGAACCACCGCGCCGTCGGGTACCCGGCCCGGCACGCCCGCGCAACGCGGGGGCCCGCTCCGGCCGCCCCCGGTCCGCCGCCCGCCCCGAGCCACGGCGACGGCCCGCCGCCGCACCGCGCGGCCGGACCCCGCGCGGCCGCTCGGGCCGTCCGCTGCGCCTCGGCAGCCCCCGGCCCCGGCTGCGGCTGGTCAGCCTCGCGCTGACGCTCGTCATGATCGCGTTCGTCGTGCGGCTCCTCCAGGTCCAGGCCGTCGACGCCAACGCGTACGCGGCCAAGGCCGAACAGAACCGCTACCTCAGCTACACCGTCGCCGCCGAGCGAGGCCAGATCACCGACCGCGGCGGCATCGCGCTGGCCACCAGCGTCGACGCGTACGACATCACCGCCGACCCCAAGATGTTCACCCCGGCCGACAGCAAGGCGCCCGACGCCCCCCAGCAGGCCGCCGCGCTGCTCTCGCCCATCCTGGGGGTCGACGCGGCCGAGCTGACGAAGAAGCTGTCGAAGCCCAAGAGCCGATACACGGTCCTGGCCCGCCGCCAGACCCCGCAGGTCTGGAAGCAGATCAAGGACCTCAAGTCCGTCTTCGCCGAGAAGGCCGAGAAGGACGAGGCGGCCGGCGGCACCGGCGCCAATGTGCTGGCCGGTGTCTTCCAGGAGTCCACCACCAAGCGGGTCTACCCCAACGGCGGGCTCGCCGCCGGGATACTGGGGTACGTCAACGCCGAGGGCAAGGGCGCGGGCGGCCTCGAATCGCAGCTGGACAAGGAGCTCGCGGGCGAGGACGGCACCATCAAGTACGCCCAGTCCGGCGGCCGCCGGGTGCCCACCGCGGGCACCAAGGAGGTTCCGGCCGTCGCCGGCTCCGACATCGAGCTGACCATCGACCGCGACATCCAGTGGGCGGCCCAGAAGGCCATCTCCGACCAGGTGAAGGAGTCCAAGGCCGACCGCGGCTACGTCATCGTGCAGAACACCCGCACCGGCGAGGTCCTCGCCATGGCGAACGCCCCGGGCTTCGACCCCAACGACCTCTCGCAGGCCGACGCCGCCTCGCTCGGCAACGCGGCCCTCCAGGACGTCTACGAGCCCGGCTCCACCAGCAAGGTCATGTCCATGGCCGCCGTGCTGGAGGAGGGCGCCGCCACCCCCGGGACCCATGTCACCGTGCCCAACCGGCTGCACCGCGGCGACCGGCTCTTCAAGGACGACGTCGACCACGCCACCTGGTACCTCACGCTCAACGGCGTACTCGCCAAGTCCAGCAACATCGGCACCATCATGGCCACCGGCCAGCTGGGGAAGACCCAGGCCGCGGCCAACAAGGTGCTCTACTCCTACCTGCGCAAGTTCGGCATCGGCTCACCGACCGGACTCGGCTACCCGGGTGAGACCCCCGGCATCCTCGCCAAGCCGCAGGACTGGTCGACCTCGCAGCAGTACACGATCCCCTTCGGGCAGGGCCTCTCGCTCAACGCGATGCAGGCCGCCTCGATCTACTCGACGATCGCCAACGGCGGAGTCCGGATCGAACCGACGCTCATCCGCGGCACCAAGGGCGCCGACGGACGCTTCACCCCCACCGAAGCCCCCGGCCAGACCCGGGTGGTCAGCGAGAAGACCGCAAAGACGCTCGCCACCATGCTGGAGTCGGTGGTCGACGACCAGGAGGGCACCGGAACGAAGGCCAAGATCCCCGGCTACCGGGTCGCGGGCAAGACGGGTACGGCCAACCGAGTCGATCCGGTACGCGGCGGCTACCACGGCTACACCGCCTCCTTCGCCGGTTTCGCCCCCGCCGACAACCCCCAGATCACCGTCTACTGCGCCATCCAGAACCCCACCAGGGGCAGCCACTTCGGCGGCCAGACCTGCGGTCCCATCTACAAGCAGGTCATGGAGTTCGCGCTGAAGACGCTGCAGACCGCACCCTCCGGCAGTAAGCCGGCCCGGCTGCCGGTGTCCTTCAAACCCGGCGAGTGAACGCGCGGAGACCACCAGTGACAACCATCACCCCCGACCCCGGGAACCGGAACGGGAACGACCGCACCGCCGCCCCCTCACTTCGCGAGAGGCCGGGTGGGCCCGGTACGCTCACCGCCGTGCCCCACGCTGAACAGTCCCGAACCACCCAGAAGGACGCCCCTGTGAACTACCCGGGAGCGCCCCGCCCGGATCGGCTGCGGCCGACCTCCCTGGTCACGCTGGCAGCCCGGCTGGGAGTCCAGCCGCCCGGCACCGGCGAAGTCACCGGCATCACCCACGACTCCCGGGCCGTACGCCCCGGAGACGTGTACGCGGCCCTGCCCGGCGCCCGCCTGCACGGCGCCGACTTCACCGCCCAGGCGGCCGGCCTCGGCGCCGCCGCCATCCTCACCGACCCGGCGGGCGCCGAACGCGCCGCGGCCACCGGACTCCCGGTCCTGGTCACCGAGGACCCGCGGGGCCGGATGGGCGAACTCGCCACCGAGATCTACGGCCACCCCGGCACCGACCTGCTCCAGATCGGCATCACCGGAACCTCCGGCAAGACCACCACCGCCTACCTCATCGAGGGCGGCTTCCGCGGCGCCGGACGCAGCACCGGGCTGATCGGCACCGTGGAGATGCGGATCGGCGACGAGCGCATCAAGTCCGAGCGGACCACCCCCGAAGCCACCGATCTGCAGGCCCTGTTCGCCGTCATGCGCGAACGCGGCGTCGACGCGGTGACCATGGAGGTGTCCAGCCACGCCCTGGTGCTCGGCCGGGTCGACGGCTGCGTCTTCGACGTGGCCGTCTTCAACAACCTCAGCCCGGAGCACATGGAGTTCCACTCCGGCATGGAGGACTACTTCCAGGCCAAGGCGTCGCTGTTCACCCCGCAGCGCAGCAGGCAGGGCGTCGTCAACTTCGACGACGAGTACGGCCGCAGGCTGATCACCGAGGCATCCGTCCCGGTCACCACCTTCTCCGCCGAGGGCCACCCGGACGCCGACTGGCGCGCCGAGGACGTCGAGGTGGGCCAGCTCGGCTCCACCTTCACCGTCGTCGGCCCCAAGGACGAACGGGCCACCGCCAAGGCCCCGCTGCCCGGCCCGTTCAACGTCGCCAACACCCTCGCGGCGATCGTCACC harbors:
- a CDS encoding carbonic anhydrase encodes the protein MSTSAHTPATDQARTGGTVTDRLVESNVQYASEFSDPGMDAKPVLRVAVVACMDARLDLHKALGLALGDCHTIRNAGGVVTDDVIRSLSISQRALGTRSVILIHHTNCGMESITEEFRQELEMEVGQRPAWAVEAYSDADQDVRQSMQRVRTSPFLLHTDDVRGFVFDVTTGLLREILPVS
- a CDS encoding MoxR family ATPase; this translates as MTTYDDRASLTDLTTTAERVRRSVEGVIEGKPEVVRLSLTVLLAEGHLLIEDVPGVGKTMLAKALARSIDCSVRRIQFTPDLLPSDITGVSIFDQQRRDFEFKPGAIFAQIVIGDEINRASPKTQSALLESMEERQVTIDGHTYELPDPFMVVATQNPVEMEGTYPLPEAQRDRFMARVSIGYPSAEAELQMLDVHGGVSPLDDLQPVAHAHDIVKLIEAVRTVHVADAVRRYAVQLVGATRSHPDLRLGASPRATLHLLRAAKASAALSGRDYCLPDDVQELAVAVLAHRLLPTAQAQLNRRTAEQVVLEILQQTPVPTASGGAAAPVPQHRPGSVYGGRQQPGARRL
- a CDS encoding penicillin-binding protein 2 — encoded protein: MPSQEPPRRRVPGPARPRNAGARSGRPRSAARPEPRRRPAAAPRGRTPRGRSGRPLRLGSPRPRLRLVSLALTLVMIAFVVRLLQVQAVDANAYAAKAEQNRYLSYTVAAERGQITDRGGIALATSVDAYDITADPKMFTPADSKAPDAPQQAAALLSPILGVDAAELTKKLSKPKSRYTVLARRQTPQVWKQIKDLKSVFAEKAEKDEAAGGTGANVLAGVFQESTTKRVYPNGGLAAGILGYVNAEGKGAGGLESQLDKELAGEDGTIKYAQSGGRRVPTAGTKEVPAVAGSDIELTIDRDIQWAAQKAISDQVKESKADRGYVIVQNTRTGEVLAMANAPGFDPNDLSQADAASLGNAALQDVYEPGSTSKVMSMAAVLEEGAATPGTHVTVPNRLHRGDRLFKDDVDHATWYLTLNGVLAKSSNIGTIMATGQLGKTQAAANKVLYSYLRKFGIGSPTGLGYPGETPGILAKPQDWSTSQQYTIPFGQGLSLNAMQAASIYSTIANGGVRIEPTLIRGTKGADGRFTPTEAPGQTRVVSEKTAKTLATMLESVVDDQEGTGTKAKIPGYRVAGKTGTANRVDPVRGGYHGYTASFAGFAPADNPQITVYCAIQNPTRGSHFGGQTCGPIYKQVMEFALKTLQTAPSGSKPARLPVSFKPGE
- a CDS encoding cell division protein FtsL, encoding MPSGPSTAARTPFVLLVVLLLGSGLITLLLLNSALNEGSFRLSELRKRTTELTDDQQALQRDVDSASEPDALARRARELGMVPGGSPAFLDPDGTVRGVPSAAGAAPVTAPPPKPEAPEPPPVASPTPSGPSPSPTATATPAATGPSTPAAKPGASASGTATPKPGTSAKPRTPAVQPSTTPGR
- the rsmH gene encoding 16S rRNA (cytosine(1402)-N(4))-methyltransferase RsmH; this encodes MSQTRHVPVMLQRCLDLLAPALEAPGPQPPVVVDCTLGLGGHSEALLSAFPEARLIALDRDKEALRLSGERLAPYGDRATLVHAVYDELPEVLARLGVPKVQGVLFDLGVSSMQLDEADRGFAYAQDAPLDMRMDQTTGIGAAEVLNTYPPGELVRILRAYGEEKQAKRIVSAVVREREKEPFSNSARLVELIRDSLPQAAKRTGGNPAKRTFQALRIEVNGELTVLERAIPAAVKSLAVGGRIAVLSYHSLEDRLVKQVFAAGAANTAPPGLPVVPERYQPRLKLLTRGAELPTEEEVAENRRAAPARLRGAQRIREEER
- a CDS encoding UDP-N-acetylmuramoyl-L-alanyl-D-glutamate--2,6-diaminopimelate ligase, with amino-acid sequence MTTITPDPGNRNGNDRTAAPSLRERPGGPGTLTAVPHAEQSRTTQKDAPVNYPGAPRPDRLRPTSLVTLAARLGVQPPGTGEVTGITHDSRAVRPGDVYAALPGARLHGADFTAQAAGLGAAAILTDPAGAERAAATGLPVLVTEDPRGRMGELATEIYGHPGTDLLQIGITGTSGKTTTAYLIEGGFRGAGRSTGLIGTVEMRIGDERIKSERTTPEATDLQALFAVMRERGVDAVTMEVSSHALVLGRVDGCVFDVAVFNNLSPEHMEFHSGMEDYFQAKASLFTPQRSRQGVVNFDDEYGRRLITEASVPVTTFSAEGHPDADWRAEDVEVGQLGSTFTVVGPKDERATAKAPLPGPFNVANTLAAIVTLAVAGIDPQTAADGVAAVPGVPGRLERVDAGQPYLALVDYAHKTDAVESVLRSLQKVTEGKLHIVLGCGGDRDTTKRGPMGAAAARLSDTAVLTSDNPRSEDPLGILAAMLAGAAEVPVHERGDVLVDADRAAAIAAAVGRAGPGDTVLIAGKGHEQGQDIHGVVRPFDDRVVLREAIERSLGHESATHRAPTHENNSQG